The following coding sequences lie in one Micromonospora sp. R77 genomic window:
- a CDS encoding ABC transporter permease, producing the protein MALHRSAALLALAAIWETAPRAGLVDRVFLPPLSEVLAAWWALLVSGQLADHVGASLTRSLTGLALAVLTAIPLGLLIGWYRPLADLLSPLLEVFRNTAALALLPVFVLILGLGETSKIALVLYACSWPILLNTIAGVKGVDPLLVRSARSMGLDHLRLFQKVILPAAVPTIFTGVRLAGAYSILVLVAAEMVGAKAGLGYLVNYAQYNFAIPDMYAGIITISAIGLVVNQLLVAGERRFSTWRVDPTA; encoded by the coding sequence GTGGCCCTGCACCGCAGCGCCGCGTTGCTCGCCCTCGCCGCGATCTGGGAGACCGCGCCCCGCGCCGGGCTGGTCGACCGGGTCTTCCTGCCGCCGCTGTCGGAGGTGCTGGCCGCCTGGTGGGCGCTGCTGGTCAGTGGCCAGCTCGCCGACCACGTCGGCGCCAGCCTCACCCGCTCGCTGACCGGGCTGGCCCTGGCGGTGCTCACCGCCATCCCGCTCGGCCTGCTGATCGGCTGGTACCGACCCCTCGCCGACCTGCTCAGCCCACTGCTGGAGGTGTTCCGCAACACCGCCGCGCTGGCGCTGCTGCCGGTCTTCGTGCTCATCCTCGGTCTCGGCGAGACCTCCAAGATCGCCCTGGTGCTCTACGCCTGCTCCTGGCCGATCCTGCTGAACACCATCGCCGGCGTGAAGGGCGTCGACCCGCTGCTGGTCCGCTCGGCCCGCTCGATGGGGCTGGACCACCTGCGGCTGTTCCAGAAGGTGATCCTGCCGGCGGCCGTACCGACCATCTTCACCGGCGTCCGGCTGGCCGGGGCGTACTCGATCCTGGTGCTGGTCGCGGCCGAGATGGTCGGCGCGAAGGCCGGGCTCGGCTACCTCGTCAACTACGCCCAGTACAACTTCGCCATCCCCGACATGTACGCCGGGATCATCACGATCTCCGCGATCGGACTTGTCGTGAACCAGCTTCTCGTCGCCGGGGAACGTCGTTTCTCCACCTGGCGCGTCGACCCCACCGCCTGA
- a CDS encoding potassium channel family protein, whose protein sequence is MADDSYRREQRRAAVSAVLLLLAYFLVPVEADPNGLRLALRSIGTLLLVVVVALLVTGQVRRQLRATAPTGDTEVRQLIRLAVALLAGVLVFALADYVVADSRPDQFANLNTRIDALYFALATLTTIGYGDVHAQGQIARVVVCGQMLFSIGVVTTGASIVVKQLTQRPRR, encoded by the coding sequence ATGGCCGACGACTCCTACCGACGGGAACAGCGACGGGCCGCGGTGTCCGCCGTGCTGCTGCTGCTCGCCTACTTCCTGGTGCCGGTCGAGGCCGACCCGAACGGGCTGCGTCTCGCCCTGCGCTCGATCGGCACCCTGCTCCTGGTCGTGGTCGTGGCGCTGCTGGTCACCGGCCAGGTCCGCCGGCAACTCCGGGCCACCGCGCCGACCGGTGACACCGAGGTACGCCAACTGATCCGGCTCGCCGTCGCGCTGCTCGCCGGGGTGCTCGTCTTCGCGCTCGCCGACTACGTGGTGGCGGACAGCCGTCCCGACCAGTTCGCCAACCTGAACACCCGGATCGACGCGCTCTATTTCGCCCTCGCCACGCTCACCACCATCGGCTACGGGGACGTGCACGCCCAAGGGCAGATCGCCCGGGTCGTCGTCTGCGGGCAGATGCTGTTCAGCATCGGGGTCGTCACCACCGGGGCGTCCATCGTGGTCAAGCAGCTGACCCAGCGTCCCCGGCGGTGA
- a CDS encoding ABC transporter substrate-binding protein, giving the protein MASSRHPLRRTLAAAVALLTLAATAGCGTDAAADGRQVTELRYQGSVGQVTLPELAADLGYLGDVKLKWIGNVTGGPADIQATATGQSDFGGAFNGAIVKLATAGAPITAVVSYYGSDAQTFQGYYVLDDSPIRGPRDLIGRKVGMNTLGAHAEAVLKTWLVKGGLTPAEIAKVELVALPPVNTEQSLRARQIDVAVLGGVIRDKAVANGGIRTVFTDYELLGAFSAGAYVFRDDFITRNPRTVRAFVGGVGKAIEWARTQPRETVVARLESIIAKRGRNEDPTLVRYWKSTGVAGTGGVITDREFGTWIDWLADAGELKGDRPKPSDIYTNEFNPFATGGGGA; this is encoded by the coding sequence ATGGCCTCATCCCGTCATCCGCTGCGGCGTACCCTCGCCGCCGCCGTCGCCCTGCTCACCCTCGCCGCCACGGCCGGCTGCGGCACCGACGCCGCCGCCGACGGCAGGCAGGTCACCGAGCTGCGCTACCAGGGCTCGGTCGGCCAGGTGACCCTCCCCGAACTCGCCGCCGACCTCGGCTACCTCGGCGACGTGAAGCTCAAGTGGATCGGCAACGTCACCGGCGGTCCGGCCGACATCCAGGCCACCGCCACCGGGCAGAGCGACTTCGGCGGCGCGTTCAACGGGGCGATCGTCAAGCTCGCCACCGCCGGCGCCCCGATCACCGCCGTGGTCAGCTACTACGGCTCCGACGCGCAGACCTTCCAGGGCTACTACGTGCTCGACGACAGCCCGATCCGGGGACCCCGCGACCTGATCGGCCGGAAGGTCGGCATGAACACCCTCGGCGCGCACGCCGAGGCGGTGCTGAAGACCTGGCTGGTCAAGGGCGGGCTGACGCCGGCCGAGATCGCGAAGGTGGAGCTGGTGGCGCTGCCCCCGGTCAACACCGAGCAGTCGCTGCGGGCCAGGCAGATCGACGTCGCCGTGCTCGGCGGGGTGATCCGGGACAAGGCCGTCGCCAACGGCGGCATCCGCACCGTCTTCACCGACTACGAACTCCTCGGCGCGTTCAGCGCCGGCGCGTACGTGTTCCGCGACGACTTCATCACGCGCAACCCGAGGACCGTGCGGGCGTTCGTCGGCGGGGTCGGCAAGGCCATCGAGTGGGCGCGTACCCAGCCCCGGGAGACCGTGGTGGCCCGACTGGAGTCCATCATCGCCAAGCGGGGCCGCAACGAGGACCCCACCCTGGTGAGGTACTGGAAGTCCACCGGCGTGGCCGGCACCGGCGGCGTCATCACCGACCGTGAGTTCGGCACCTGGATCGACTGGCTGGCCGACGCCGGTGAGCTGAAGGGCGACCGGCCGAAGCCGTCCGACATCTACACCAACGAGTTCAACCCGTTCGCCACCGGCGGTGGTGGCGCGTGA
- a CDS encoding DUF4236 domain-containing protein, whose amino-acid sequence MGIQFRKRQKYGPLILNFTENGFSSWSVKIGRWSWNSKSRAHRVDLPGPLSWKQDKSRA is encoded by the coding sequence ATGGGCATTCAGTTCCGGAAGCGCCAGAAGTACGGCCCGCTGATCCTCAACTTCACCGAGAACGGCTTCTCGTCGTGGAGCGTCAAGATCGGTCGTTGGTCCTGGAACTCGAAGTCCCGCGCCCACCGTGTGGACCTGCCGGGCCCGCTGTCCTGGAAGCAGGACAAGTCCCGGGCGTGA
- a CDS encoding ABC transporter ATP-binding protein has protein sequence MSTDKILFDRVSKVFPGRRAGGGAVTALDRLTLGVRPGEFLVVVGPSGCGKSTLLDLLGGLSTPTSGQVLVDGRPVTGPGLDRGIVFQQYALLPWRTAAGNVAFGLEAKGVPRAERADLIAAHLDLVGLTGFADRYPHELSGGMKQRVAIARSLAYDPDVLLMDEPFAALDAQTRDSLQDELVRIWQATGKTIVFITHGIDEAVHLGQRVAVMTSRPGRITQVIDIELGDRDAVEDVRSSDAFRHHRHQIWTLLRDEVRAARPQEAHVG, from the coding sequence GTGAGCACCGACAAGATCCTCTTCGACCGGGTCAGCAAGGTCTTCCCGGGTCGCCGCGCGGGCGGCGGCGCGGTCACCGCACTCGACCGGCTCACCCTCGGCGTACGGCCCGGCGAGTTCCTGGTCGTCGTCGGTCCCAGCGGCTGCGGCAAGTCCACCCTGCTCGACCTGCTCGGCGGACTGTCCACCCCGACCTCCGGGCAGGTCCTCGTCGACGGCCGGCCGGTCACCGGGCCCGGCCTGGACCGGGGCATCGTCTTCCAGCAGTACGCGCTGCTGCCCTGGCGTACCGCCGCCGGCAACGTCGCGTTCGGACTGGAGGCCAAGGGCGTGCCCCGCGCCGAGCGGGCCGACCTGATCGCCGCGCACCTCGACCTGGTCGGGCTGACCGGGTTCGCCGACCGCTACCCCCACGAGCTCTCCGGCGGCATGAAGCAGCGCGTCGCCATCGCCCGCAGCCTCGCGTACGACCCGGACGTGCTGCTGATGGACGAGCCCTTCGCCGCCCTCGACGCGCAGACCCGCGACTCGCTCCAGGACGAGCTGGTCCGGATCTGGCAGGCCACCGGCAAGACGATCGTGTTCATCACGCACGGCATCGACGAGGCGGTGCACCTCGGCCAGCGGGTCGCGGTGATGACCTCCCGGCCCGGCCGGATCACGCAGGTCATCGACATCGAGCTGGGGGACCGGGACGCGGTCGAGGACGTCCGCTCCTCGGACGCCTTCCGGCACCACCGGCACCAGATCTGGACCCTGCTGCGCGACGAGGTCCGCGCCGCCCGACCCCAGGAGGCCCACGTTGGTTGA
- a CDS encoding putative leader peptide: protein MSQRDELHLTARVHVDLVRHASALCRAHR, encoded by the coding sequence ATGTCGCAGCGGGACGAGCTCCACCTCACCGCTCGCGTGCACGTCGACCTGGTCCGGCACGCGAGCGCGCTCTGTCGAGCCCACCGGTAA